Proteins from one Apis cerana isolate GH-2021 linkage group LG11, AcerK_1.0, whole genome shotgun sequence genomic window:
- the LOC107995783 gene encoding mitochondrial translation release factor in rescue, whose amino-acid sequence MFIAILKLFNRIFSKERNNTYILSVLFKKMSGSLYCKISNINSYNLLNDGKQIRYKSYKHFLDYSRIPKLEENDLQEQFVKGSGPGGQATNKTSNAIVLKHKPTGLVVKCHETRSLNQNRKIARKILLTRLDNLVNGQNSLQNQKEQLMKRDSIKKKQKKKKLQDLKNAFVERENLK is encoded by the coding sequence atgttTATTGCAATACTGAAAttgtttaatagaatattttccaaGGAACGtaataatacgtatatattatcagtactttttaaaaaaatgtctggatctttatattgtaaaatcagtaatattaattcatataatttgttaaatgatGGGAAacaaattcgatataaatcatACAAACATTTTTTGGATTATTCAAGAATACCTAAGcttgaagaaaatgatttacaAGAGCAATTTGTGAAAGGATCTGGACCTGGTGGCCAAGCAACTAACAAGACATCTAATGCAATAGTTTTAAAACACAAACCTACGGGATTAGTTGTAAAATGTCATGAAACTAGaagtttaaatcaaaatagaaaaattgctaGGAAAATACTGTTAACAAGGTTAGATAATTTAGTTAATGGTCAAAATTCTCTTCAAAATCAAAAGGAACAATTAATGAAAAGAGAttctattaagaaaaaacaaaagaaaaaaaaacttcaagatttaaaaaatgcattcGTAGAacgcgaaaatttaaaataa